The Medicago truncatula cultivar Jemalong A17 chromosome 4, MtrunA17r5.0-ANR, whole genome shotgun sequence genome includes a region encoding these proteins:
- the LOC25493981 gene encoding ATPase 8, plasma membrane-type isoform X1: MADNKPKVSPKSTSRRGDIHSIPIEEVFKQLKCTREGLTSAEGENRLQIFGPNKLEEKTESKLLKFLGFMWNPLSWVMEVAALMAIGLANGGGKPADWQDFVGIVVLLIINSTISFIEENNAGNAAAALMAGLAPKTKVLRDGKWTEQEAAILVPGDLVSIKLGDIVPADARLLEGDALKIDQSALTGESLPVTKNPGDEVFSGSTCKQGEIEAVVIATGVHTFFGKAAHLVDSTNNVGHFQKVLTSIGNFCICSIAVGMLIEIIVMYPIQQRSYREGIDNLLVLLIGGIPIAMPTVLSVTMAIGSHRLSQQGAITKRMTAIEEMAGMDVLCSDKTGTLTLNKLSVDKNLIEVFINGVNKDGLLLDAARASRVENQDAIDASIVGMLGDPKEARAGITEVHFLPFNPVGKRTAITYIDSEGNWHRCSKGAPEQIIELCELKGETLKKAHKIIDQFAERGLRSLAVSRQTVSEKTKESEGDSWEFLGLMPLFDPPRHDSAETIRRALDLGVNVKMITGDQLAIGKETGRRLGMGTNMYPSSSLLGDNTDPAIASIPIDELIEKADGFAGVFPEHKYEIVKRLQDKKHIVGMTGDGVNDAPALKKADIGIAVDDATDAARSASDIVLTEPGLSVIVSAVLTSRAIFQRMKNYTIYAVSITIRIVFGFMLVALIWKFDFSPFMVLIIAVLNDGTIMTISKDRVKPSLVPDSWKLKEIFATGIVLGSYMAIITVVFFYLVHDTDFFTRVFGVKPIADSTDHLNSALYLQVSIISQALIFVTRSRSWSYVERPGLLLLVAFFAAQLVATVIAVYAHWGFARINGIGWRWAGVIWIFTVVTYIPLDILKFIIRLGLSGRAWDNMLDNKTAFTTKKDYGRGEREAQWALDQRTLHGLQVPESKNNNHHHEQSEMAEQAKRRAEAARLKELHTLKGHVESVVKLKGLDIDTIQQHYTL, encoded by the exons ATGGCTGATAATAAACCTAAAGTCTCACCAAAATCCACATCAAGGAGAGGAGACATCCATTCA ATTCCAATTGAGGAAGTCTTCAAGCAACTAAAATGTACTAGAGAGGGTTTAACATCAGCTGAGGGAGAGAATAGGCTACAAATATTTGGTCCTAACAAGTTAGAGGAGAAAACTGAAAGCAAGTTACTTAAATTCTTGGGTTTCATGTGGAATCCACTATCATGGGTTATGGAGGTTGCTGCCCTTATGGCCATTGGATTGGCAAATGGAGGG GGAAAGCCAGCAGATTGGCAAGATTTCGTAGGTATTGTTGTGTTGCTCATCATCAACTCAACCATTAGTTTCATTGAAGAAAACAATGCAGGCAATGCCGCAGCAGCTTTAATGGCTGGCCTTGCACCCAAAACCAAG GTGTTGAGGGATGGAAAATGGACTGAACAAGAGGCGGCAATTTTAGTGCCAGGAGATTTAGTGAGCATAAAGCTGGGAGACATTGTCCCAGCTGATGCTCGCCTCTTGGAAGGAGATGCCCTTAAGATTGACCAATCTGCACTCACTGGTGAGTCACTTCCAGTTACCAAGAACCCTGGTGATGAAGTCTTCTCTGGTTCCACCTGCAAACAAGGTGAGATTGAAGCTGTTGTCATCGCCACTGGTGTTCATACCTTCTTTGGAAAGGCTGCTCACCTTGTTGATAGCACTAACAATGTTGGTCACTTCCAAAAG GTGTTGACATCAATTGGAAACTTCTGTATCTGCTCCATTGCAGTAGGAATGTTGATTGAGATTATTGTGATGTACCCAATCCAACAAAGATCATATAGAGAAGGTATTGACAATTTGCTGGTTCTTCTCATCGGAGGTATCCCGATCGCCATGCCAACAGTTTTGTCTGTGACCATGGCTATTGGATCTCACCGTTTGTCTCAGCAAGGAGCTATTACCAAGAGGATGACAGCTATTGAAGAAATGGCCGGGATGGATGTTCTCTGCAGTGACAAGACTGGAACCCTCACACTTAACAAGCTCTCAGTTGACAAAAATTTGATTGAG GTGTTCATCAATGGTGTAAACAAGGATGGTCTTCTTTTGGATGCTGCCAGGGCTTCTAGGGTTGAAAACCAAGATGCTATTGATGCTTCAATCGTTGGGATGTTGGGTGACCCCAAGGAG GCAAGAGCAGGAATCACTGAGGTTCATTTCTTGCCCTTCAATCCAGTGGGTAAACGTACAGCGATTACCTACATTGATAGTGAAGGAAATTGGCATAGATGCAGCAAGGGTGCTCCTGAGCAA ATTATTGAACTTTGTGAGCTTAAGGGAGAGACTTTGAAAAAGGCTCACAAAATCATTGATCAGTTTGCTGAACGCGGTCTGCGTTCATTGGCTGTTTCTCGCCAG ACTGTTTCAGAAAAGACCAAGGAGAGTGAAGGAGACTCATGGGAGTTTTTGGGTCTCATGCCACTCTTTGACCCTCCAAGGCATGATAGTGCTGAGACCATTCGACGTGCTCTTGACCTTGGTGTTAATGTTAAGATGATCACTGGTGATCAACTTGCCATTGGAAAAGAAACCGGTCGCAGACTTGGAATGGGCACCAACATGTACCCTTCATCATCTCTTCTCGGTGATAACACAGACCCTGCCATTGCATCCATCCCAATTGATGAACTCATTGAGAAGGCTGATGGATTTGCCGGAGTCTTCCCTG AACACAAATACGAGATTGTGAAGAGGCTGCAGGACAAAAAACACATTGTTGGTATGACTGGTGATGGTGTGAATGATGCACCTGCACTGAAGAAGGCAGACATCGGTATTGCAGTTGACGATGCAACTGATGCTGCAAGAAGTGCTTCTGACATTGTTTTGACAGAGCCAGGACTAAGTGTGATTGTGAGTGCGGTGTTAACTAGCAGAGCCATCTTCCAAAGGATGAAAAACTACACAATCTATGCTGTTTCTATCACCATCCGTATTGTTTTTGGATTCATGCTTGTAGCTTTGATATGGAAGTTTGACTTCTCACCATTCATGGTCCTCATCATTGCCGTCTTGAACGATGGAACCATCATGACCATCTCTAAGGATAGAGTAAAGCCATCACTAGTTCCTGATTCATGGAAGCTTAAAGAAATCTTTGCTACTGGAATTGTTCTTGGATCTTACATGGCCATTATCACTGTTGTGTTCTTCTATTTAGTTCACGACACTGATTTCTTCACC AGAGTATTTGGTGTGAAGCCAATAGCAGACTCTACTGATCACCTAAACTCAGCTCTATACCTTCAAGTGAGCATTATTAGTCAAGCACTCATCTTTGTGACAAGGTCAAGGAGTTGGTCTTATGTCGAACGTCCTGGCTTGTTGCTTCTTGTAGCCTTCTTTGCTGCACAGTTg GTGGCAACTGTCATTGCTGTGTATGCACACTGGGGATTTGCTAGAATCAATGGAATTGGTTGGAGATGGGCTGGAGTAATCTGGATCTTCACCGTTGTCACTTATATTCCTCTTGACATCCTCAAATTCATCATCCGTTTGGGATTGTCAGGCAGGGCATGGGACAACATGCTTGATAATAAG ACTGCATTCACAACAAAGAAGGACTATGGAAGAGGAGAGAGGGAGGCTCAATGGGCTTTGGATCAACGCACACTCCATGGTCTCCAAGTTCCAGAATCTAAgaacaacaaccaccaccacgAGCAATCTGAAATGGCTGAGCAAGCCAAGAGACGTGCTGAAGCTGCCAG GCTGAAAGAGCTCCATACACTCAAGGGACATGTTGAATCTGTGGTGAAGTTGAAGGGTCTTGACATTGATACGATTCAACAACACTACACACTCTAA
- the LOC25493982 gene encoding DCN1-like protein 4 isoform X2, whose protein sequence is MPPRSKRKPVPPTTDVDSSIRAEPKTKRTTTKQFERIDNLFEAYTNKSLDMIDPDGIEALCKDVNVDHTDVRMLILAWKMNAEKQGYFTKDEWRRGLKCLGADTLPKLKKAMNGLKKEVMVPESFEDFYSYAFKYCLTEDKQRSIDIETICELCTIVLGSEFPSQVNLLTEYLKIQNEYRALTMDHWRNFYRFFKEEKLKSHI, encoded by the exons ATGCCTCCTCGCTCCAAACGAAAACCGGTCCCACCAACCACTGATGTCGATTCTTCCATTCGTGCCG AACCGAAGACGAAGAGAACAACTACAAAGCAATTTGAACGGATAGATAACCTCTTTGAAgcatacacaaataaatcattggATATGATTGa CCCAGATGGGATTGAAGCACTTTGTAAAGATGTGAATGTGGACCATACAGATGTTAGGATGCTGATACTTGCTTG GAAAATGAATGCTGAAAAGCAGGGTTATTTTACCAAG GATGAATGGCGAAGAGGTCTCAAATGTTTAGGGGCCGACACACtcccaaaattaaaaaaagcaatGAATGGACTGAAGAAAGAG GTGATGGTTCCAGAAAGCTTTGAGGATTTTTATTCCTATGCATTCAAATATTGCCTCACAG AGGATAAGCAAAGGAGCATAGATATTGAGACCATATGTGAGCTGTGTACTATTGTTCTGGGATCCGAATTCCCTTCTCAAGTCAATTTGTTAACAGAGTATCTAAAG ATCCAGAATGAATACAGAGCGCTAACAATGGATCACTGGAGAAATTTTTATCGGTTTTTTAAAGAG GAAAAACTGAAGTCCCACATATAA
- the LOC25493981 gene encoding ATPase 8, plasma membrane-type isoform X2 — protein sequence MSSDNLFEELKNENVDLENIPIEEVFKQLKCTREGLTSAEGENRLQIFGPNKLEEKTESKLLKFLGFMWNPLSWVMEVAALMAIGLANGGGKPADWQDFVGIVVLLIINSTISFIEENNAGNAAAALMAGLAPKTKVLRDGKWTEQEAAILVPGDLVSIKLGDIVPADARLLEGDALKIDQSALTGESLPVTKNPGDEVFSGSTCKQGEIEAVVIATGVHTFFGKAAHLVDSTNNVGHFQKVLTSIGNFCICSIAVGMLIEIIVMYPIQQRSYREGIDNLLVLLIGGIPIAMPTVLSVTMAIGSHRLSQQGAITKRMTAIEEMAGMDVLCSDKTGTLTLNKLSVDKNLIEVFINGVNKDGLLLDAARASRVENQDAIDASIVGMLGDPKEARAGITEVHFLPFNPVGKRTAITYIDSEGNWHRCSKGAPEQIIELCELKGETLKKAHKIIDQFAERGLRSLAVSRQTVSEKTKESEGDSWEFLGLMPLFDPPRHDSAETIRRALDLGVNVKMITGDQLAIGKETGRRLGMGTNMYPSSSLLGDNTDPAIASIPIDELIEKADGFAGVFPEHKYEIVKRLQDKKHIVGMTGDGVNDAPALKKADIGIAVDDATDAARSASDIVLTEPGLSVIVSAVLTSRAIFQRMKNYTIYAVSITIRIVFGFMLVALIWKFDFSPFMVLIIAVLNDGTIMTISKDRVKPSLVPDSWKLKEIFATGIVLGSYMAIITVVFFYLVHDTDFFTRVFGVKPIADSTDHLNSALYLQVSIISQALIFVTRSRSWSYVERPGLLLLVAFFAAQLVATVIAVYAHWGFARINGIGWRWAGVIWIFTVVTYIPLDILKFIIRLGLSGRAWDNMLDNKTAFTTKKDYGRGEREAQWALDQRTLHGLQVPESKNNNHHHEQSEMAEQAKRRAEAARLKELHTLKGHVESVVKLKGLDIDTIQQHYTL from the exons ATGTCGTCTGACAATCTATTTGAAGAACTCAAGAATGAGAATGTTGATCTC GAAAACATTCCAATTGAGGAAGTCTTCAAGCAACTAAAATGTACTAGAGAGGGTTTAACATCAGCTGAGGGAGAGAATAGGCTACAAATATTTGGTCCTAACAAGTTAGAGGAGAAAACTGAAAGCAAGTTACTTAAATTCTTGGGTTTCATGTGGAATCCACTATCATGGGTTATGGAGGTTGCTGCCCTTATGGCCATTGGATTGGCAAATGGAGGG GGAAAGCCAGCAGATTGGCAAGATTTCGTAGGTATTGTTGTGTTGCTCATCATCAACTCAACCATTAGTTTCATTGAAGAAAACAATGCAGGCAATGCCGCAGCAGCTTTAATGGCTGGCCTTGCACCCAAAACCAAG GTGTTGAGGGATGGAAAATGGACTGAACAAGAGGCGGCAATTTTAGTGCCAGGAGATTTAGTGAGCATAAAGCTGGGAGACATTGTCCCAGCTGATGCTCGCCTCTTGGAAGGAGATGCCCTTAAGATTGACCAATCTGCACTCACTGGTGAGTCACTTCCAGTTACCAAGAACCCTGGTGATGAAGTCTTCTCTGGTTCCACCTGCAAACAAGGTGAGATTGAAGCTGTTGTCATCGCCACTGGTGTTCATACCTTCTTTGGAAAGGCTGCTCACCTTGTTGATAGCACTAACAATGTTGGTCACTTCCAAAAG GTGTTGACATCAATTGGAAACTTCTGTATCTGCTCCATTGCAGTAGGAATGTTGATTGAGATTATTGTGATGTACCCAATCCAACAAAGATCATATAGAGAAGGTATTGACAATTTGCTGGTTCTTCTCATCGGAGGTATCCCGATCGCCATGCCAACAGTTTTGTCTGTGACCATGGCTATTGGATCTCACCGTTTGTCTCAGCAAGGAGCTATTACCAAGAGGATGACAGCTATTGAAGAAATGGCCGGGATGGATGTTCTCTGCAGTGACAAGACTGGAACCCTCACACTTAACAAGCTCTCAGTTGACAAAAATTTGATTGAG GTGTTCATCAATGGTGTAAACAAGGATGGTCTTCTTTTGGATGCTGCCAGGGCTTCTAGGGTTGAAAACCAAGATGCTATTGATGCTTCAATCGTTGGGATGTTGGGTGACCCCAAGGAG GCAAGAGCAGGAATCACTGAGGTTCATTTCTTGCCCTTCAATCCAGTGGGTAAACGTACAGCGATTACCTACATTGATAGTGAAGGAAATTGGCATAGATGCAGCAAGGGTGCTCCTGAGCAA ATTATTGAACTTTGTGAGCTTAAGGGAGAGACTTTGAAAAAGGCTCACAAAATCATTGATCAGTTTGCTGAACGCGGTCTGCGTTCATTGGCTGTTTCTCGCCAG ACTGTTTCAGAAAAGACCAAGGAGAGTGAAGGAGACTCATGGGAGTTTTTGGGTCTCATGCCACTCTTTGACCCTCCAAGGCATGATAGTGCTGAGACCATTCGACGTGCTCTTGACCTTGGTGTTAATGTTAAGATGATCACTGGTGATCAACTTGCCATTGGAAAAGAAACCGGTCGCAGACTTGGAATGGGCACCAACATGTACCCTTCATCATCTCTTCTCGGTGATAACACAGACCCTGCCATTGCATCCATCCCAATTGATGAACTCATTGAGAAGGCTGATGGATTTGCCGGAGTCTTCCCTG AACACAAATACGAGATTGTGAAGAGGCTGCAGGACAAAAAACACATTGTTGGTATGACTGGTGATGGTGTGAATGATGCACCTGCACTGAAGAAGGCAGACATCGGTATTGCAGTTGACGATGCAACTGATGCTGCAAGAAGTGCTTCTGACATTGTTTTGACAGAGCCAGGACTAAGTGTGATTGTGAGTGCGGTGTTAACTAGCAGAGCCATCTTCCAAAGGATGAAAAACTACACAATCTATGCTGTTTCTATCACCATCCGTATTGTTTTTGGATTCATGCTTGTAGCTTTGATATGGAAGTTTGACTTCTCACCATTCATGGTCCTCATCATTGCCGTCTTGAACGATGGAACCATCATGACCATCTCTAAGGATAGAGTAAAGCCATCACTAGTTCCTGATTCATGGAAGCTTAAAGAAATCTTTGCTACTGGAATTGTTCTTGGATCTTACATGGCCATTATCACTGTTGTGTTCTTCTATTTAGTTCACGACACTGATTTCTTCACC AGAGTATTTGGTGTGAAGCCAATAGCAGACTCTACTGATCACCTAAACTCAGCTCTATACCTTCAAGTGAGCATTATTAGTCAAGCACTCATCTTTGTGACAAGGTCAAGGAGTTGGTCTTATGTCGAACGTCCTGGCTTGTTGCTTCTTGTAGCCTTCTTTGCTGCACAGTTg GTGGCAACTGTCATTGCTGTGTATGCACACTGGGGATTTGCTAGAATCAATGGAATTGGTTGGAGATGGGCTGGAGTAATCTGGATCTTCACCGTTGTCACTTATATTCCTCTTGACATCCTCAAATTCATCATCCGTTTGGGATTGTCAGGCAGGGCATGGGACAACATGCTTGATAATAAG ACTGCATTCACAACAAAGAAGGACTATGGAAGAGGAGAGAGGGAGGCTCAATGGGCTTTGGATCAACGCACACTCCATGGTCTCCAAGTTCCAGAATCTAAgaacaacaaccaccaccacgAGCAATCTGAAATGGCTGAGCAAGCCAAGAGACGTGCTGAAGCTGCCAG GCTGAAAGAGCTCCATACACTCAAGGGACATGTTGAATCTGTGGTGAAGTTGAAGGGTCTTGACATTGATACGATTCAACAACACTACACACTCTAA